ATTTCAAGTTCGATCTGTTGCAGATTGACTAGATTCTTGATTTCATTTTTTGTAATATTTGACATCTCTTTTTCCTGCTTGAACCCTTTCTAAAATTGAAGCTTGCACGTCAATTGCGAAAAGAAAGTGTGCTGTCCTATCACCCTGTACTATCTTATACTAAGCTAAACGGATCTTTCTCCATGGCGCAAGCCGTAACCTCAGCGCTAATTCCCTCTTCGGAAAGCAGCTGAGTCAGTCGCTCGTCAAGAGCTTCGACCATTAGATGCTCTGATGCAAAGTGCCCGATATCAATAATCGCTCGCTGAGCGCTCTCGGCATCACGAGCATTATGATAGTGAATATCACCACTGATGTAGACCTCGGCTTCTGAAGCTAAAAAGGCTGCCATCAGACTTGATCCACTGCCGCTGCAGATCGCAACACGTGAAACTTTCATATTCAGATCTCCAGCCACTTTTACAAAATCAAGTTTCAGTTTCTTTTTGATCATTGAAATTAAAGCCTTTAAGGTCATGCGCTTACTAAGAAATCCCGTTCGTCCGATTCCGAAAGCTGTAGCTTCGTCAGCGGCTGAGCGCATTTCATTTTGCATCGCGGCCGCCACTTTGACCGCTTGAAGTATTTCCAACTTTTTGAGCCCCAGTCGATTGGCCAGGATGTCATTGACGCCATCACTGACAATATCAAAATTGGTATGCGCTGAGAAGATCGCCAGTTGATGTTGGGCCGCCATCTGAATAATGGAGCCACCCGGTGTAGCGAAATCAATAGATTTCAGCGGTTTGAAAATCAAGGGGTGATGTGTAATTAATAAGTCTACATTCTTTTTACATGCCGCACTAATGACTTCCAAACCCGCATCCAACGCAATCCAGATTCGTTTCACAGGTAGCTGAGGATTGCCGATCTGAAGACCGACGTTATCCCATTCCTCTGCCAGCCAGGGTGGAATCAGGCGGTCCATGATATGAATGATTTGCGCAACAGTGGCTTCCATCTCATTCCTTTTTCTAAAATTGAAAATAAAAATGGCGTGGTTTTTACGTCCCACGCCATTCGGAGAAAACGTCAACCAACCGCGGTCGCCATCTTCGCGGTTTGGTAAGCAAAACAAATCGTTTTAACCTGCCCAAAGACAAATGATTTGTTTGATGGGTTACAGAGCCAACGTTTTTTTCTGAGTGTAGCATATTTGCAAATTAGGTATGGGCCCACCTGGGATCGAACCAGGGACCTACCGGTTATGAGCCGGTGGCTCTGCCAACTGAGCTATGGGCCCTGCAGAAATAGCGTTATCTAACGATAAGGGTATGGTTTGTCAAGTTCAGCTTTCGATAAAATTTTTCAACTTACGACTGCGCGTGGGGTGACGCAATTTTCGCAACGCTTTGGCTTCTATTTGTCGTATTCTCTCGCGAGTAACTGCGAAATCCTGACCAACCTCTTCAAGCGTATGGTCAGCTCTTTCACCAATTCCAAAACGCATGCGCAAAACCTTTTCCTCACGCGGTGTCAACGTAGCCAGTACCTTTCGCGTTTGCTCTGCCAGATTCATATTTACCGCAGCATCCGATGGCAGCATGAATTTTTTATCTTCTATAAAATCCCCTAGATGGCTATCCTCCTCCTCGCCGATCGGTGTTTCAAGTGAAATTGGTTCACGTGCGATTTTTAACACCTTGCGGACTTTTTCCAAAGGAATTTCCATTTTTTCGGCGATTTCTTCGGGGGTGGGCTCCCGACCCTGCTCCTGCACCAAATAGCGAGATGTTCGAATAAGCTTGTTGATGGTCTCGATCATATGGACCGGGATCCGTATCGTTCTTGCCTGATCCGCGATGGCGCGGGTAATGGCTTGCCGAATCCACCAGGTGGCATAGGTACTAAATTTATAACCCCGACGATATTCAAACTTGTCCACCGCTTTCATTAGTCCGATGTTTCCTTCCTGAATCAGATCCAAAAACTGCAGTCCGCGGTTGGTATACTTTTTGGCAATGCTGACAACCAGTCGCAAATTGGCCTTGGTCAATTCACTCTTGGCCAATTTTGCTCTGAAACGACCCTCTTCAACAGCTGACATCACACGTTTTAGCGAGCGGTTATAGGCTTTTAATTCGTATTCGCGTTCGGCAACATTTTCTGTGATTTTTTTGAGCTCTTTGTGTAGCATACCCAATTGTTCTTTAGGCAGATCACACCTCGGGGTTGCCCATTTGACAAATTTTGTCTTGGTGTTTAAGTGTGCTTTTAAATCTGTGACGGATGTTTCAACAATGCTGGCCCCCTTGCTGAGCATTTTATTCATTTCATCAAACCACAAAATTTGCGCGCGGATGTATGCTTCAATCTCATCGATAACATTCGCCTCAAGACGCCAGTCTTTTAGAAGTTCAAATATTTTATCGATTCGCTCTCCGATATTTTGTTTAAGCTTTTTCTTTTCATCTAAGTTTATTTTATTGCCAAATAATTTTTCGCGATTTTTTTTGTTTTCTTCATGAAGCTTTCGGATGCTGTTGATGGTTTTCAAAAACTTTTCCGTTTGCGCCATTTCATCAACATAGGTATCGCCTTCATCGATATCTCTAAGAACGTTTTTAGGGCGCATATTGCCTTCGGCAATTTCATCACCGAGACTGATGATGCTTTCTACTCCGATAATCGTTTCAAGTAGGGCATGCAGCACTTCTTGTTCTCCAGCCTCGATCTTCTTTGCAATCTCGACTTCTCCTTCTCGACTCAACAGTGTCACAAGGCCCATTTCTCGAAGATACATTTTAACCGGATCGGTAACGGTTCCAAAATCAGAATCTCTGATTGTTTGGCTGACCGGTTTTTTTTCTTTTTTCTTTTTCTTTGAAATCAGCTTATTTTTAGTTTTCTCATCAACCACCTCGATTTCGTTCTCATCGAACATAATAAGGGTTTCATCGATCTGTTCGGGAGAAAGCAATTCGGCTGGCAAGAGTTCGTTAATTTCGTCGTAACTTAAAAAGCCTTGTTTCTTGCCTTTGGTCAACAATTGCTTGATGGCCTTCTTGGTTGCCGCTTTTTGCTTGGATGCTGTGAGTTTGGTTTTGGCGGCAGCGGTTTTGGCCTTCGGTGCTTTGGGTTTGGTCCTGATTACCGCAGCTTTTGTTTTGCGGGCAGCTGCTTTGGTTTTAGGAGCCGCTCTTTTAGTTTTTGGCGTTGCTTTTTTGGCCCTGCGCACCGCTGTTTTGGCTTTGGGCGTAGCTGCTTTTTTTCTGGGCGCAGCTGCTTTGCGTTTAGGCCGTGTGGCCTTGGCGCGGGTCGCAGTGGTTTTGGATTTGCGAGCAGCTGTTTTGGCTTTGGGAGCCGCGGCTTTGCTTTTGGGTTTGACGGCTTTGGCCCGAGTCGGCGCTGCTTTGGGTTTCGTGGTGGTTTTTCTGGCTTTACCTGCCACTGCTTTGCCCTTGGTTTTTGTTGCTTTGGGTCTAGCCCCTGCTGCTTTGGCCCGGGTTTTTGTAGCTTTGGATCGAGTCCCAGCTGCTTTGGCCCGTGCGGTCGCCTTTTTGGCCTTAGCTGTTTTGGCAGCACTTTTTCGTGCCGGCGCTTTTTGGGCAGCGCGCTTGCCGCGACCGGGTTTACTGGCAGCTTTTTTGGGAGTTGTCCGTTTTGCGGCTTTTTTTACGTTTCCCTTTTTTGTAGCAGATTTTCTTGCCATAAAATCTTGCCCTCCGGAAAATTTCTACCATTCGGCCCCGCTGTTTCTGGGGTTTTGGAGCGGTTTGGGGCCGTAAGGGTTATTTTTGTATTAAGCATTATAAAATCTATATGTTAAATGGGCATAGTCAAGGCCCATCGGTCAGATAATGATCTATTTTTAGGCCAGATATTGCTTTTGACTGCGCATGGCCAGTTTCTGCTTTTGTTTGAGCAATTTTGCCAGCGCTTCTTGATCGTTATTTTTCTCCGCAGCCTTTATTTGATCAATAAGCTGGTGATCGCGACGTTTTTGACCGTTCTTAACAAATTGTGAGATCAGCTTCAGGCAGCCATTTATTTCCCACGCTTCCTCGATCATTGCCAAAGCGGATATCAGCCTTTCTTGTTCAGATTTTCCAATGAACAGTTCCGCTATTTGCTCATCCGAAGATATCTGATGTTGCAATATCGTGGTGCCGATGGACCGTAACTGCGGATTTTCAATGTACTCAATGACGTCATGCTTTCTGATTTCCGGCAATATGTCCGGAAATTGGAGCATCATGGCAATAATTTGGCGTTCCAGTCGACTGCCTTCGGATTGCCTTGCGGCAGCATGTTTGCCACTGCCGTTGATATCCTTTGGGGCAGTGCCTGTCCGTATCTCCGCTAAAATGATATCTTCTTCAATACCAATACGCTCAGCAAGCTGTTTTACATATAATGATCTGGCAACATTATCATTTATGGCAGCTAAAGACCCTTTCAGGTCGGCAACAACACGGATTTTGCCTTCGGTAGAGCGTCCATGCTTATCAATGGATTGCTCAATTAAAAATGATACAATACCGGGCGCATGGGCAGCTGCGTTTTGAAACGCTTTTGCCCCCTTTTCTTTTAAAAAAGAATCCGGGTCATGCCCGTCCGGCAAAACAAGGATCTGGGTGTCTGCTTTGTCCTCGCGAAATACATCCCCCCGGCTAAAATCCACATGCTCCTTCCAAAAAATATCGATACATCGTCTGGCTGATCGAATACCCGCTTCATCCGAGTCGTAAACCAAAACCAGTCGGGAAACATAGCGACTTAACATTCGAACATGATCGACTGTCAACGCGGTGCCAAGTGTTGCAACCGCATTTTCTATTCCGTGTTGATACAGCGTGAGTAAATCAAGATATCCTTCTACGATATAGATGGTATCAGTTGTACGGCTCATATTTTTTGCCAGAACCAACCCATACAAAGATCGGCTTTTGCTGTAAACCGGTGTTTCGGGTGAATTAAGATATTTGGGTAATGCATCATCCATCACCCTGCCACCGAAACCGACAACATTTTTATTTACATCAATAATCGGGAATACGATACGGTCCCGAAAACGATCATAATAACCGCGTTTGTCCTTTTTTGGCAAAATCAGACCGGATCGTTCAACTCTTGCCAATGGCAAACCGCTTTTAGCAAAAAAATCAATTATATTGCTCCAACCTTTGGGCGCATATCCGAGATGAAATCGATCGATAGTATCCGTCGACAGCCCCCTGTTTTTTAAATAGGCCATTGCCCTTTGCCCCTTAGGGCTGCGACACAACATTTGATGATAATAATCCATTGCCTGACGATTGATTTTCAGCAGGCTTTCGCGTTCGCCCATACGCTTTTTTTGTTGGGGCGTCAGATGCTTTGTGGGCAGATCAATGCTATAGCGTCGAGCCAGCAAACGGGCTGCCTCGGGAAAAGCAAGTCCATCATTTTTCATCAAAAAGCTGAATACGTTTCCACCTGCTCCACAACCGAAGCAATAAAATATTTGTTTTTCCGGGCTGACCGTAAATGAAGGTGTTTTTTCAGAGTGAAACGGACACAAGCCGACAAAATTTCTCCCTGTCTTCTTTAAATGGACGACTTCTGATACCACATCGACAATATCAGCCGCATTTTTAATGTCTATTATCTTATCTTCAGGGATAAAAATTGCCAAAAACAGCAACCTCCATTTTTAATGGAACAGGGAAGATATAAATACTCGGAAGGATCTTAGATGAAATGAAGCGTTTCAAATGTCGCATTTACCCGGTTTGCTAATTTGAATTGCCCTAAAATTTTGCCATAAGTTTGAAGACTTATGGCCCCCCAGTATAAGAAATTGTTAACCGCGAAAAATAATATGATATGGCTTATTTGTCAAGAATTTTTTACATTTTTTCTGTTTCATTCAGCAGCAACAGACGGCGAATTTGTCAGTTCAAGTGCTGATTTCAATTCCAAAGCGCCGCTGTAAAGCGCTTTACCAACAATTACTCCGATGACACCGCTTGTTTCAAGTGGTAACAAATCTTTGATATCCTGAATCGATGATACTCCACCAGAGGCCACCACGGGGATCGATATGGCTTCCGCCAACTGTTTCGTAGCTGCCAAATTGGGGCCGGTCTGCATTCCATCGCGGGCAATATCGGTAAAATTAATGGCCGCAACCCCGCAGTCTTCAAACTTTCTTGCCAAATCAACCGCTTCTACTTGGGTTGTTTGAGTCCAGCCGTCTATTGCCACCTTGCCCTCACGCGCGTCAATCCCCACAATGACCTGCCCGGGATATGCTTGACAAATGTTACGAACAAAAGTGGGATTTTTTATGGCCTCAGTACCGATAATAACGTATTTGATCCCCATCTCCAGATACATATCGACGGTTTTTTCATTGCGAATACCACCCCCGAGTTGTATCGGCACCTGTACAGAACCAGCTATTTTTCGAATACTTTCAACATTTTGAGGGTTTTTTAAAAAAGCACCATCCAGGTCTATAACGTGGATACGCTCAGCGCCAAGTCGCTCCCATTTTGCCGCCATGGCTTCGGGGTCATCCGAATATACGGTATCGTCGTCCATACGGCCCTGCAACAGCCGCACACATTTGCCATCCTTGATATCAACAGCTGGTATTATTATCATTTCACCGAGTTTTATAGTATTTTAGGTTTTGTGTTTGGTAAAACGGTTATCGTGAAATAATAAGCGATTAGCGTAGACAATACGAAATACCAAACACTCGTTTGGCAGGTTATAGTGTTCCTTTTGAGGATCGAACATTTACGATGCGGGCATCGGTCGAAGCCGCTTGATCCAGGGCTCTGCCCAGGGCCTTGAACATGGATTCAATAATGTGATGCTCATTTTCTCCATAGGAAACATTAATGTGCAGATTGAGTCCACCGCGGGTTGCAAATGCCTTGAAAAACTCCTTTGCCAGCGAGACGTTAAAAGCAGACCCGGAAGGCTGAAATGTGGGCACATGGTAAGCCAAATAGGGACGTTTGGAAAGATCAACGGTTACAGCCGTAAGGGCATCATCCATAGGCGTGACCGCATGACCGAAACGCTTGATACCCTTGCGGTTACCCAAGGCTTGATCAAATGCCTGACCCAGAACAAGGCCGACATCTTCAACCGTATGATGGAAATCAACTTCCAGATCGCCTTTGGCCTTGACCGCCAGATCAAAAAAACCATGCACGGTCAACAAAACAAGCATATGATCAAAAAAAGGGATACCGGTTGAAATTTCTGATTGGCCGCTACCATCTAATTTTAGGCCGATTCGAATGGCCGTTTCTTTGGTTTTGCGTTCAACCTCGGTTTTCGCTTCCATCATTTTTTATCCCCTGTGATTGATCAATTAATGCCAGAGATTATGATATCGGACCATCACCCCTTCAGCGGCTGACAAATAGCACAAAATTGGCCTATCATTCGGCAGCACCCATTGCTCAGCAGGATCATAATCAATTTTTTTAAGAAATGCAATCGTTTATATCAATTTAAGTGTACCCACGACGTGTGTCAATTATGCCACATCATCCCCCGTTGCAGCGACCCCATCCAAAAACAAAAAGGGTGGCTCATCGAGATGAACCACCCGTGAAAGGAGGTCAGAATGAAGCACTATGACGTACTTACTCTGAGGCAACCTGAATATAGAGTTCAGGAAACCATATGTTAAGATCCGTTGCATGGATAAAAGTTACAAAATATTAATAATAACATCTAACAAACAATACCGGAACCTTTTAAATATGATGCCAAGTTAAGCCGTATCAAGAATTATCAAACATCGCAAATACAAGATAGAAGGGTTTCAAGCTTTAGCTGAACATCAGGGTAAGAATGATGCGCCAACAAAAGGCCCATATGAAAATCAAAAGGGCAGCCCAGAGTTGTACGTGAGCTACCCTTGAATGAGAGGACAACAGTAAGTTAAATGTAGCCTCCCCTCACATTCCTAAATAAAAGTAACCATCGTTTAACGGGAATGCAACAGGCGCTAAAGACACTTAGACCGCAAACCGATGGTCGAATCCTATTATTTATATTTATCAAGTTTTGAAAATTTTCCGCCCTTCAACGAAAAGTCAAAAAATAGCCCTTTCACGTCAAACACGATTGCCGTGATTGGTTCTTTAGTGGTGAAATTGCTTGCCGTACCGCCATCGCCGGCTTTAATCATGGCAATGTTTCCGTCCACACCAGCCTCCCAGTTTTTGCTGGCACGGAATTGTTCCAGTGCCTCAGATGTCAAAAATGCAATTATAATATCCTTTGCTTCTCCTCCGATTTGCAGACCCAATGATCCGGCCGACATGCTGTAGTAATCCACGGTCTTGTCGTCAATGCGGAGCACTCCCTTTCCATGTTCTATGCCAACAATAAGAGCGCCTTTTCCGACATTTGGCATAATCAGTAAAGCCTCTGCCTTTTCGGCAAACGCCTTGCCACCGTCTAATTTATAAAGACGTTCAATAGCCGCATCTGCTTCGGCGTCGATTTTATCAAAATCAATCTTTTTTTCATCGGCCGCCATCACGGCCGAATTCAGGAATAAAATCGAAAGTAGCATCAATACGCTTGTGATCAGCCATAACATACGGTTACAACTATCAAAATTTGCAATAATCAATCTCATGGTGATTGTCCTTTCTGCTGATTTTTGGCACGGTAACAAAAAAATAAATATGTAATGCGCTTAAAAAGAAATACCGTTTATTCATACGTGCTGTTCGTTTAAAATTAATGCTGTCACTCCTTATGCTGAAACGTCAAAGTAAAGTGAAACTTAATACCGTTTTCGCAATTAACAACTTGATGCATTTGCACTAAATTAAGCATAGACAAATGGTGTTAAAACAACGGATGGGTGGATTGATTTATTGCAATTCTTGCAAAAAAAGGGATTGCCTTAACTTCGATAATTTGATACCACACCGTAGCGCTTTAGAGCGGGACCGTATCTTGAATGATCCCCTGATTTCGGTCTTACCATCTAAAGCGCTTATTGTATCACGGGCAATTTGAAACCTAAATTAATCGAAAGCGGCAGCATGCAAAAATCAATAGGTGGCTAAATGAAGGCTCATGGGTCAACCGCCTTTGTGCGGATGATTTTATAGACCGATTTGGGTTGAAGCCTGAGCCTGATTGAAGCGATATAATCGAGAAGTTGGTTAAGGAAAAAGTGGAGATGAGGGGGATCGAACCCCTGACCTCGGCATTGCGAACGCCGCGCTCTCCCATCTGAGCTACATCCCCACAACGGACCGTTTTCATATCAGAATGATTTAAAACGGTCAATCTAAAACCCGAATTGATCGTCAATAAAATGAAAAACACAAAGTTTACCGTTGAGTTAAAAGACGCTTACAAAGGTTTTACCTTTGACCAGGATAAAATAATGTCTCCGGAAGATACGGTGCAGCGATTTAAAGGCAAACTCAAGAAAATCAACTTGGATATTCTCAAACGAACCATCCGAATTGATAATGGTCGTCTGGATATACCGATTTATTTTAGCCTCTGTGGTCAAGATGCTCATGAGATCATCGGCACCAAAAAACAAATGGGCAAAGGTGGAACACCCAGCCAATCGGAAGCCAGTGCAGTAATGGAATTGGCTGAAAGATTCAGTTTTTTCAGTTTTGTCAAAAAACCCAGCAATTTTTTTGTTGAAAAATATGGCCAGATAAAAGATCGGGTTATTCCTTTTGAAATGATCGCTAAATCGGTTCATGATGAGTCAGATGATCTGCAGGTCACCCAAAAAATATTTGAAAATTTACCCCTTAAATGGACCTGGGCCTATAACTTAAGCCGCAATGAGGAAACCTTAGTCCCTTTTGATTGGTTTTTTGCCATCAATGAATTCAACGGCCCTTCTGCCGGCAATTGCGTTGAAGAAGCGGTCAGCCAGGGGATTTGCGAAATTATCGAAAGACACACCTCATCGGTCATCAGCCATAAGCGTTTAAAAGTTCCCGCCATTCGCGCCGATTCAGCCACTGATCCGCTAGTTGTTGAAATGCTTGGCAAATATCGCAAGGCTGGTGTAGAGTTGTTTGTTTCTGATTTTACCCTTGATACAGGCATTCCGAGTGTCGGCATTTTGGCTTACGATCCGACCACATTCCCGGAGCTGAGTGAAATCGTATGGACCGCCGGGACGACGCCGGACCCTCAGAAAGCATTCAGTCGGGCACTGACCGAGGTGGCACAGTTGGCGGGTGATTTTGATACCGCTGCCAACTATGTGGCCAGCGGGCTTCCCAAATTTACCGATCTGGCGGACGCCGACTATGTCATGAATCCAGGAAAAGAAATAGATATCACTCAGCTGCCGGATTTATCAAATGACAATATAAAAGTTGAAGTCGAAAACTGTCTGGAAGCGCTCAGCCGCATCGGAATGGATGTGTTATTGATCGACACGATGCATTCGGAGCTGCAAATCCCCGCGTTTTACACAATAATACCAGGCGCTCATTTCAGAGAACGGGCATTGGCTACCAGTGTCGGGATGTTTTCAGCGAAGCACATTGCCGATAACCAGAGTCCAGAAAAGGCCATCGGCGAATTATCCCAGATCGATCAGGATTTGCCGGGTAAATATTATGTCAAATTTTATCTCGGCACCTGCCACCTGGCATTGACTGATCCCAAAACAGCTTTTAACTGTTTTAAAGAAGCCTTAAACCTGGAGCCCAATCCGCAGGATGTTCCCAGTATTTATTCATACCTGGGTGTGGCCTTGAAAGACATGGGTGAATACCGCCAAGCGCTCAATGAACTTGCAAAAGGTGTCGAATTGGATCCGGAAAGAACCGATTTATACAATTTGATGGGATTTTGCCATTTCATGCTAAAAGAACATGAAGCTGCAATCGAGAATTTCAAAAAAGTCATTCAGCTGGATCCATCATCCGCTATAGACTACGCCAATATTGCTTCCAACTATCGCGATATGGGACAAACCGCCAAAGCCATTCGCTATTACGAAATGGCCCTGACCTTGGATGCATCCATTGAATTTGCCAGAGATAATCTGGCCAGACTTAAATCGCTTGATAGTTAAAAAGGCTTCTGATTTGTCGTCGATGTCCTCTTCATCGGTTTTGGGGGTCAAATCAGAACGCGTTCTTATATTTCAGTTCGCCTGTTCGATGCGCCGGCGCAGATGGCCGATACTTCCTTTTACACCCGCAGAATTCTGATTCATTTCCTTTAACAGTTGCAACGTTTGCTCTTTATCAATTTTGGTGTTGTCCAAGCGATCGCTCACAGCGGCAAGGTCGGTAACAAAGAGTTGGAAGCGGTCCTGCATGAGGTCGACAAGATGATCAGCGAAATTATCGATGAGTTTAAACAGGAAAGCAAATTTGAGGTTTTCACGGTAATCCTTGAGTTGTTCAACGACAATCCTCATCGTGTCTCTTTTCATTTGCCGGGTGCCGCCGCTCAGGGCCTGCTGTATCACATCGGCTCGTTTGCGGGTGGGCTGTTTTAACAATTTTTTTAAATTTTGCTGCAGGCTGTAAACGCCCATGCGCAGCAATGCAGCGGTTTTGATTTTGGCCGAGTATTGCATCGAAGTGACCAATTTGGGTGGTGTTGGCCCGGACTGCTCGAGTTGAGCCTTGATATTCGGCAATTCAACTTTTAATTGTGTTTCATTGTTCAGGCCTACACCAAGCTTGTTCATCATGCGCATATATTCATCATAGGCATCCGAGAGCGCGCCATGATAGGGCTGAAGAATGGTTTCGAAATACTTACCGATTTCATTTTCCTTTACTTTCACGAAACGCACAATTTCCGGGTTGATATCTTCAGTCATAAATTTGTTGAGCGATTGTTTAAAGTCCTGATAGCCCCGGTATATGGTTTTGGAAACACCGGGCAAATCCGCTTTGCCATCGACGGGCTGGGTTAATCCTTTGTACTCTTTTATGAACCCGGTAATTTGACGAAAGAGCTCTCCCGAACGTACATCAAAATAACGGTTTACATCGACATTGAGCTTCTTTTTGATCTTGCTCACTGCCCCGGAAATGGTGGTTTTTAAGACCGTTTTCATTTGATCGACGCGAGCCTGATGCTCCTGTAGCCGTTGCATCAGTTCCTGAGCACTTTCTGAATCCCGCTCCAGGATATCCTGATTGATTCCGATCCAATTCTCCATACCGGATAAAATGACGCTAAGTCGTTCGATGTGATTTTTTAGCAAAAGCGCACCGCGCGTGTTACCGAGTTTTGAATCAAGAGTCGATTTGAATTTCACTGTCTCCTGATCTGAAAATTCCGTTAATTCGGCCTCTGCCCGCCATTGCTGCATTCGAAGCTGGTCTTTTTCAGAGAGCGTCAAATTCGGCGAAGAAAATAAATTGAATAGCGCTGAAAAAGTAAATACCTCCGGATCGGGTTTGATCAGAGCCAGTTCCTCTTTTACCCTATTTACAAGGGCTTGAAGCTCTTGTATTGATTCGTGTTCACTAAAATCGCAGTTGACAACAAACAGCATATTGTCGAGGATACCCATTTTTTTGATAATGGACAAAAACTGAATGTCCGCCTGACGGAGTCCTGTGCGGCTGCTGATCACATAAACAATCATATGCGTCAACAATAGATAATCCTGTATCATCGCCAGGTGCATTGGATTTGAACTGTCGCTGCCCTGGCAATCTGCGATTTCGATATTGGCAGCAAATGCTTCTGATGGAATTTGCAGCTGAACATCTTTTAAATAAACTGCTAAATTTTCATCACCCACAAAGCTTTTATGCTCTGGAAAGGTCTTGGTGTCATACTGCCGGGTTGTATTTTTGTCAGATATGAGATCGTAAACGCTTTCGTATCCTTTGATGTATGAGGATAGCAGTACATTATTAATGTTGCGGGTATCGTGTGATATTAATTGGTCAGCGCTTAACAATTTGAGGGCCTTTTCAATTTGCTCCCGCTCTTCGGATTTGCGGATATCCACACCTAAATCTGTTCGGCGCCATTCCAGTGTCGGAAAAAGAACCAGGGCCTGTTCCATTTCGGCATTCACTTCATCCCAGGATTTGAAAAAAAGTTGCGCACTGAGTTGATCGCCATTGCGAACCCGGGTGACAATAGAAGTGACCACGCCGGCGCCTCTTTTTAAATAATCACCTTGCAGAATTGAATTTAAAAAAGTGCTTTTGCCGGATTTAATCGGTCCGGCAACAGCCACCCGCATCATATCCTCTGACATCTGTTGCGGAAGTCTTTGACAGGTCTGGCGCCAATCATCAAAACGCGATTCCGCCATGCCGGGCAAAGAGTTGGCCCTTGAAATTAATGCCTGGATGTCTTGATTGACCTTTAAGATTTCCTCTTTAAGATAGTGATAGGTGTCCATGCTCATTCTTTGGTTTCTTGTATTTTAGATAAATGTTATGGCGCAGTTCATACAATCAACAGAGTAGAATGTCAAAGCGATTTAGCAGGGTGTCTCACGCAAAGCCGCAAAGTCGCAAAGACTATATTAATTTTTCGGCATGTCTTTGTGCAAGCTTGGGTTACCGAAATTTCAGGCTAATCATATAAATTGAATGCCCTTAAACAGGCCATCAGGCTGTTTATCGATTTTAGCTTTCATGGCTTCGACATAATCCGGTCGGGTTTCAGCCTGCCAGC
The sequence above is drawn from the Desulfobacterales bacterium genome and encodes:
- a CDS encoding lipid-binding SYLF domain-containing protein; the encoded protein is MRLIIANFDSCNRMLWLITSVLMLLSILFLNSAVMAADEKKIDFDKIDAEADAAIERLYKLDGGKAFAEKAEALLIMPNVGKGALIVGIEHGKGVLRIDDKTVDYYSMSAGSLGLQIGGEAKDIIIAFLTSEALEQFRASKNWEAGVDGNIAMIKAGDGGTASNFTTKEPITAIVFDVKGLFFDFSLKGGKFSKLDKYK
- a CDS encoding YcaO-like family protein translates to MKNTKFTVELKDAYKGFTFDQDKIMSPEDTVQRFKGKLKKINLDILKRTIRIDNGRLDIPIYFSLCGQDAHEIIGTKKQMGKGGTPSQSEASAVMELAERFSFFSFVKKPSNFFVEKYGQIKDRVIPFEMIAKSVHDESDDLQVTQKIFENLPLKWTWAYNLSRNEETLVPFDWFFAINEFNGPSAGNCVEEAVSQGICEIIERHTSSVISHKRLKVPAIRADSATDPLVVEMLGKYRKAGVELFVSDFTLDTGIPSVGILAYDPTTFPELSEIVWTAGTTPDPQKAFSRALTEVAQLAGDFDTAANYVASGLPKFTDLADADYVMNPGKEIDITQLPDLSNDNIKVEVENCLEALSRIGMDVLLIDTMHSELQIPAFYTIIPGAHFRERALATSVGMFSAKHIADNQSPEKAIGELSQIDQDLPGKYYVKFYLGTCHLALTDPKTAFNCFKEALNLEPNPQDVPSIYSYLGVALKDMGEYRQALNELAKGVELDPERTDLYNLMGFCHFMLKEHEAAIENFKKVIQLDPSSAIDYANIASNYRDMGQTAKAIRYYEMALTLDASIEFARDNLARLKSLDS
- a CDS encoding dynamin family protein yields the protein MSMDTYHYLKEEILKVNQDIQALISRANSLPGMAESRFDDWRQTCQRLPQQMSEDMMRVAVAGPIKSGKSTFLNSILQGDYLKRGAGVVTSIVTRVRNGDQLSAQLFFKSWDEVNAEMEQALVLFPTLEWRRTDLGVDIRKSEEREQIEKALKLLSADQLISHDTRNINNVLLSSYIKGYESVYDLISDKNTTRQYDTKTFPEHKSFVGDENLAVYLKDVQLQIPSEAFAANIEIADCQGSDSSNPMHLAMIQDYLLLTHMIVYVISSRTGLRQADIQFLSIIKKMGILDNMLFVVNCDFSEHESIQELQALVNRVKEELALIKPDPEVFTFSALFNLFSSPNLTLSEKDQLRMQQWRAEAELTEFSDQETVKFKSTLDSKLGNTRGALLLKNHIERLSVILSGMENWIGINQDILERDSESAQELMQRLQEHQARVDQMKTVLKTTISGAVSKIKKKLNVDVNRYFDVRSGELFRQITGFIKEYKGLTQPVDGKADLPGVSKTIYRGYQDFKQSLNKFMTEDINPEIVRFVKVKENEIGKYFETILQPYHGALSDAYDEYMRMMNKLGVGLNNETQLKVELPNIKAQLEQSGPTPPKLVTSMQYSAKIKTAALLRMGVYSLQQNLKKLLKQPTRKRADVIQQALSGGTRQMKRDTMRIVVEQLKDYRENLKFAFLFKLIDNFADHLVDLMQDRFQLFVTDLAAVSDRLDNTKIDKEQTLQLLKEMNQNSAGVKGSIGHLRRRIEQAN